One genomic region from Terasakiella sp. SH-1 encodes:
- a CDS encoding antitoxin Xre-like helix-turn-helix domain-containing protein, with protein sequence MSQAFDIQISAGRKGLSAPALKVFFQIASLWKLSNTESMTLLGLSHSSTFYRWRKSTETARLKRDTLERVSHILAIYKALQILLPDKQRADCWIKQPNKAPIFANRPALDRMLAGNVADLFVVRRHLETKI encoded by the coding sequence ATGTCTCAAGCATTTGATATTCAAATCAGCGCTGGCCGGAAAGGGTTGTCAGCCCCAGCGCTTAAAGTATTCTTCCAAATTGCGAGTTTATGGAAGTTATCCAATACCGAAAGCATGACGCTTTTGGGGCTTTCGCATTCCTCCACTTTCTATCGGTGGCGTAAGTCGACCGAAACAGCGCGATTAAAACGTGATACACTTGAACGGGTTTCACACATCCTTGCCATATACAAAGCCTTGCAGATATTGCTGCCCGATAAACAGCGTGCCGATTGCTGGATAAAGCAACCCAACAAGGCACCGATCTTTGCAAATCGCCCAGCGCTGGATCGAATGCTTGCAGGAAATGTTGCTGACTTGTTCGTGGTCCGGAGACACCTGGAAACTAAAATTTAG
- a CDS encoding Fic family protein, translated as MAAREQTGQFINGSAVAGDTYQAYIPDPLPPTPPLDMGQLYPLLDQASTALGRLDGMSMILPDSKLFLYMYVRKEAVLSSQIEGTQSSLSDLLLFETEEAPGAPIDDVTEVSCYVAAMNYGLDRLKEFPLSLRLIREIHAELMNNARGGDKQPGAFRASQNWVGGTRPSRANYVPPPPEKMGECLNAFELFLHDEKNRLPALIKAALAHVQFESIHPFLDGNGRLGRLLITFILCTEGILKEPLLYLSLYFKANRQAYYDHVQNVRETGDWEAWIEFFLEGVIDTANQATATARAIMDLFEADRFKIGESGKSTAAVLTIHTYLQSQPIANTGTIKEACNVSLPTVLRSLTALEDLGIVREVTGKERNKVFVYQDYISILSSGTEPIAR; from the coding sequence ATGGCTGCAAGAGAACAAACCGGACAATTTATAAATGGCTCGGCAGTCGCTGGCGATACCTACCAAGCCTATATCCCTGACCCGCTACCACCTACCCCGCCATTAGATATGGGCCAACTGTATCCATTACTAGATCAAGCTAGTACAGCTTTGGGGCGACTGGATGGCATGAGCATGATTTTGCCTGATTCCAAACTCTTTCTATACATGTATGTCCGCAAAGAAGCTGTATTGTCATCGCAAATTGAAGGTACGCAATCCTCTCTGTCTGACTTGCTGCTCTTTGAAACAGAAGAAGCTCCTGGCGCTCCTATTGACGACGTGACCGAAGTCTCCTGCTATGTTGCTGCCATGAATTACGGGTTAGACAGGCTAAAAGAATTCCCACTGTCTTTGCGGTTGATCCGAGAAATTCATGCGGAATTGATGAACAATGCCCGGGGTGGTGATAAACAACCCGGCGCATTCAGAGCGTCACAAAACTGGGTTGGGGGGACACGCCCCAGTCGGGCTAATTATGTCCCGCCACCACCGGAAAAAATGGGCGAATGTCTAAACGCCTTTGAACTATTCCTGCACGATGAAAAGAACCGCCTCCCAGCGCTGATCAAAGCCGCGCTGGCCCATGTGCAGTTTGAATCCATTCACCCCTTCCTTGATGGAAATGGGCGTTTGGGGCGTTTGCTGATTACCTTTATTTTATGTACAGAGGGCATCCTTAAAGAGCCTTTGCTATACCTTAGCCTGTATTTCAAAGCCAATCGACAAGCCTATTACGATCACGTGCAAAACGTCCGTGAAACAGGAGACTGGGAAGCCTGGATAGAGTTCTTTCTTGAAGGCGTTATTGATACAGCCAATCAGGCTACGGCGACAGCAAGAGCTATTATGGACCTCTTTGAAGCTGATCGATTTAAAATTGGTGAGTCCGGCAAGTCCACGGCCGCTGTCTTGACAATTCACACTTATCTGCAATCCCAGCCCATTGCAAATACCGGTACCATTAAAGAGGCGTGTAATGTTTCGCTACCAACGGTTCTGCGCAGCCTAACAGCGCTGGAAGATTTGGGCATTGTTAGAGAGGTAACAGGGAAAGAGAGGAACAAAGTATTCGTATATCAGGATTACATCAGTATCCTAAGCAGCGGTACAGAGCCTATAGCGAGGTAG